The sequence below is a genomic window from Mycobacterium heidelbergense.
GTCGTGTGGCGCCGCGACCTGGTCGCCATCGTCCGCCTGCTGGCCTGCCAGGGCGTCGCGCTGGCGGCCATCCCCGTCCTGCGCGGCGCGTACGACGGCGACGCCGCGCTCATCGGCGTCGGCGTCGCGGTGCTGGTGTTGCGCGCCGCGGTGCTGCCGCGGCTGCTGTCCCGCGCGTTCGGCGCCGAGCCACGCACCCACCAGACCCGCCGCGAGGCCACCCCGCTGGTGAACACCGCGACGTCGCTACTGATCACCGCCGTGCTGACGCTCGCCGCGTTCGCCGCCACCCGACCCTTGGTGAACCTGCAGCCGGCGGCCTCGACCACCGCGGTCCCGGCCGCCACCTCGGTGGTGCTCATCGCGCTGTTCGTGATGGTGACGCGGCGGCACGCGGTGTCGCAGGCCGCGGGATTCCTCATGCTGGACAACGGAATCGCCGCGACCGCGTTTTTGCTCACCGCCGGGGTGCCGCTGATCGTGGAGCTGGGAGCGTCCCTGGACGTGCTGTTCGCGGTCCTCGTGATCGGCGTCCTGACGGGCCGGCTGTCCCGGACCTTCGGCGGCGCCGACCTGGACGCATTGCAGGAGTTGCACGACTGATGACCGGGTTACTGCTCGTCGCGATCCTCACGCCGATCGCCGCCTCGATCGCCACCCTGGTGGTCGGGTGGCGCCGGGCAACCGCCACACTGATCGTCGGATCCGCGGTAACGGTGCTCGGGTGCGGCGCGGCGCTGGGGCTGCGCGTCGGATCGGGGACCCGGTTCGCGTTGGGCGGGCTGCTGCGGGTCGACGCTCTGAGCGTCACGATGCTGATCGTCATCGGAGTCGTTGCCACGCTGGCCACGTGGGCCAGCGTCGGCTACCTCGACGCCGAATTGGCGCGCGGCCATACCGACCTCCGCGGCGCCCGGGCGTACGGCGCGCTGACCGCGGCGTTCCTGGCGGCGATGGTTGTCGCGGTGTGCGCCAACAACATTGGCGTCATCTGGGTCGCGATCGAAGCCACCACGGTGATCACCGCCTTTCTGGTCGGGCACCGCCGCACCCGCACGGCGCTCGAGGCGACCTGGAAATACGTCGTGATCTGTTCGGTCGGCATCGCGATCGCTTTCCTGGGCACCGTGCTGCTGTACTACGCCGCCGAGCATGCCGGCGCGCCGGCCGCCGCGGCCCTGAACCTCGACGTGCTCATGGCGCACGCGGGTGGGCTCGATCCGGGCACCGCCCGACTGGCGGGCGGGTTGCTGTTGGTCGGCTACGGCGCCAAGGCGGGGCTGTTCCCGTTTCACACCTGGTTGGCCGACGCCCACAGCCAGGCCCCGGCACCCGTTTCGGCGCTGATGAGCGGGGTGCTGTTGTCGGTGGCGTTCTCGGTGCTCATCCGCGTCAAACCGATC
It includes:
- a CDS encoding proton-conducting transporter transmembrane domain-containing protein; this translates as MTGLLLVAILTPIAASIATLVVGWRRATATLIVGSAVTVLGCGAALGLRVGSGTRFALGGLLRVDALSVTMLIVIGVVATLATWASVGYLDAELARGHTDLRGARAYGALTAAFLAAMVVAVCANNIGVIWVAIEATTVITAFLVGHRRTRTALEATWKYVVICSVGIAIAFLGTVLLYYAAEHAGAPAAAALNLDVLMAHAGGLDPGTARLAGGLLLVGYGAKAGLFPFHTWLADAHSQAPAPVSALMSGVLLSVAFSVLIRVKPIVDAAAAATFMRSGLLVVGLATLVIAALMLTVTPDIKRMLAYSSMENMGLIAIAAAAGTTLAIAALLLHVLAHGIGKTVLFLASGQLQAAHDSTAIADITAVLRRSRLVGVSLAVGAVVLLGLPPFAMFASELAIVRSLADARLTWALGVGIALIAVAFAALARNSGRILLGRPTGAVEIAVPRTVAAALLLGVAASIALGVTAGPLTGLFTAAAADVGAPR